DNA sequence from the Leptospiraceae bacterium genome:
GGGCAGTTTGATATATATCGCTCGGAAATGCCGGAAGAGCTTCGCAGGCAGTATCCTTTTACCCTGAAAGGTCTGGTTCTGGATGGTTCGGAAGACATCATGATAGGTCTTGATTCCAGTATCCAGGTTTATAACGAAAAAGGTCTGATTAAAACTATTACCTCCAAACGAATCGGAGGGGATTTAATGCGAGAAGATTCGGTAAACTTTCAAACCCGCCTCAGCACGGGTTCTTTCTATAAGTTGAAAGTAGCTTCTCCCGGTTTTCATCCGACCGAAGTCTCTCTTGATTTAAGGGGGAATATAGGAAAGGATAAGTCCCGGTATCTAAAAATTGTCCTGATGCCGGTTCTGCCAATCCAGGATCCCAAAACAGATAACAAAAAAATACCGGATAAAACAGAAAAGAAAATCGAAGACTTTTATGTTGAGCTCAGGGATTATAAAACCAAAGACAGGATCTCGCACGGTAACATCACGATTTTTACAGAGAAGCAAAAAGATGGAAAACCTCTCAGCCGTAAGCGTAACCGTTTTCTCCTGGGAGAACTTCCCAAACTGGACTTTGAAATCCTGGCCAGAGCCAGTGGCTATAAAGATGAAACCCTGACGGTAGACATAAAGAAATACAAACCGGAAAAAAATAAGCTCATTACCCTGTATTTACGCAAGCTTCAGGATTTAGAAAAAGTCTATAAAACGCCTATTTTCTTTGATTTTAACTCCTATCAGCTTACAGAGAAGCACCATAAGCTACTGGATAGGATGGTAAAGCATCTTCTTCTCAACCCCAAAGATAAACTGGAAATCGGGGGACATACGGACAATATTGCCAATAAAGAGTTTAATGTAAGCCTGAGCTTAAAACGAGCCGAAATAGTAAAGGCCTACCTGGTTGGGAAAGGAATTCCGGAAGATAGGCTTATAGTTAAGGCTTACTGGTATTCTCAACCGATTGCAGACAATAAAACAAACGAAGGAAGGGCGAAGAACAGGCGGGTAAGTTTTA
Encoded proteins:
- a CDS encoding PD40 domain-containing protein yields the protein MKQFISLFFLFIFTFVLHSQPLPNPSDTKFGYPLNTQNAEYNPVISPNARYIIFQSNRPGGQGGMDLWLSENTNYRDRSGSAQWAEPVNFRELNTPAYEGAFSVWFNAGGEPEEIYFTSLKDEETGRNGLDGLNIYYTSRNPRTNRWKKPEQVPNINTNFDDKMPAISPDGNTLVFVSNRPGGFGRNDLWVSYRDEKTRTWSTPKNLGQDLNTASNEIMPSFHHDGLSLFFSSDRNDPNYKFDFYTAIRKNVDYKVHMGGKPEIEFKVKKALVFEDVFKLGLPFNSDSDDEGITLSYDGLWVYYSSNRSGGQGQFDIYRSEMPEELRRQYPFTLKGLVLDGSEDIMIGLDSSIQVYNEKGLIKTITSKRIGGDLMREDSVNFQTRLSTGSFYKLKVASPGFHPTEVSLDLRGNIGKDKSRYLKIVLMPVLPIQDPKTDNKKIPDKTEKKIEDFYVELRDYKTKDRISHGNITIFTEKQKDGKPLSRKRNRFLLGELPKLDFEILARASGYKDETLTVDIKKYKPEKNKLITLYLRKLQDLEKVYKTPIFFDFNSYQLTEKHHKLLDRMVKHLLLNPKDKLEIGGHTDNIANKEFNVSLSLKRAEIVKAYLVGKGIPEDRLIVKAYWYSQPIADNKTNEGRAKNRRVSFKKLN